From Cinclus cinclus chromosome 2, bCinCin1.1, whole genome shotgun sequence, one genomic window encodes:
- the TSC22D1 gene encoding TSC22 domain family protein 1 isoform X2, translating to MAHPAMFPRRGSSSSSGSSCVTAPTAPGTGVGSAALSAEDYQPPLLVQPPPPSPAAASTAGPQPTPPHPQSLNLLSQSQLQPQPLAQTGAQMKKKSGFQITSVTPAQISASMSSNNSIAEDTESYDDLDESHTEDLSSSEILDVSLSRATDMGEPERSSSEETLNNFQEAETPGAVSPNQPHLPQQHAPLPHHPQQSVVINGSVHPHHVHHHHHLHHHHHGHHHPSHPGVGSAPISGGPPPSPSFRKLSTTGSSDNVISTAPVSAASSTGSPSSAVSNIRTTSTPGNLGISPAAGTSTLNNIGGGSSSVASNVLGTINLSNIMSTGNVNALSGASSNANVNILSGVGNGTSASSSVINNVTNPTAGTAVGSSQQQPASGTSRFRVVKLDSSSEPFKKGRWTCTEFYDKENTVAVSEGVAVNKAVETIKQNPLEVTSERESTSGSSVSSNVSTLSHYTESVGSGEMGAPTVVQQQAFQGVGPQQMDFSSAAPPAIPASSIPQSVSQSQLAQVQLHSQEVNYPQQKPGVQPPAQASLTTVTGVQPAPVILGVSPSLGHQQPALQSMAQQQLPYSQPAQPVQALPVVQQQQLQYGQQQQPVPSQMAVGHVKAVNQNSVTGAMPDYIQHQQILQTPAPAMQPSSTGGGAGQPVPVAQAQGMQPSVQAHPAAAPAQPVAHAPAAIPGVAASGQILNVGQQGSVAAVVQPPSATNQIPPPVMPSTAAPPSSQVVQPVQTGIMQQGLQASAAGLPQQMVIAQQSTLLPVQPQAQGVESVVQGMTGQQLPAVSPIPSAGTVPAPSQAGSAVPPGMPSASVGLGQPQTIAPASAVQNGNLAQSVSQPPLISTSIGMPVAQSVPQQMPLSSTQFPAQSLAQSIVSQIEDGRRPTEPSLVGLPQAAGVESGGGASAASDGGSSSMPSSASLFPLKVLPLTTPLVDGEDESCPQK from the coding sequence ATGGCGCACCCGGCGATGTTTCCTAGAAGGggcagcagcagtagcagcggcagcagctgcGTTACTGCTCCCACTGCACCAGGTACCGGCGTTGGGAGCGCTGCCCTCTCTGCCGAGGATTATCAGCCGCCTTTGCTGGTCCAGCCGCCGCCtccatctcctgcagcagcttcaacAGCGGGTCCACAGCCGACACCACCTCATCCACAAAGCCTGAACCTCCTCTCGCAGtctcagctccagccacagcccctTGCACAGACTGGAGctcaaatgaaaaagaaaagtggcTTTCAAATTACCAGTGTGACCCCTGCTCAAATATCAGCTAGTATGAGCTCTAATAACAGCATAGCTGAGGATACAGAAAGCTATGATGACCTGGATGAGTCTCACACTGAAGACCTGTCATCTTCAGAAATCTTGGATGTTTCTTTATCCAGAGCCACTGACATGGGAGAGCCTGAGAGGAGTTCTTCTGAAGAGACTCTAAATAACTTCCAAGAGGCAGAGACTCCTGGGGCTGTTTCTCCAAACCAGCCTCATCTTCCTCAGCAGCATGCTCCTCTGCCTCATCACCCACAGCAGAGTGTTGTGATCAATGGAAGTGTTCATCCCCATCATGTTCATCATCACCACCATCTTCACCACCACCATCATGGACACCATCATCCATCGCATCCTGGGGTGGGTAGTGCCCCAATTTCTGGAGGACCACCACCCAGTCCATCGTTTAGAAAACTATCAACAACTGGAAGCTCTGACAATGTTATATCAACTGCACCAGTTTCTGCTGCATCATCCACTGGTTCCCCGTCATCTGCTGTGTCTAATATCCGCACTACGAGTACTCCTGGAAATTTAGGTATAAGTCCTGCTGCTGGAACTAGTACCTTAAATAATATTGGTGGTGGTAGTTCTAGTGTGGCAAGCAATGTGCTTGGTACTATTAATTTAAGCAACATCATGAGTACTGGTAATGTAAATGCTTTGTCTGGAGCTAGCAGCAATGCTAATGTGAATATCTTGAGTGGTGTTGGCAATGGTACGAGTGCTTCCTCTAGTGTCATTAACAATGTTACTAATCCAACTGCAGGAACGGCAGTGGGATCAAGCCAGCAGCAACCTGCATCTGGCACGTCAAGGTTTAGGGTTGTAAAATTAGATTCTAGTTCTGAACCTTTCAAAAAAGGTAGATGGACATGCACTGAATTCTATGATAAAGAAAACACTGTTGCAGTTTCAGAGGGAGTAGCAGTAAACAAAGCAGTAGAGACCATAAAACAAAACCCGCTTGAAGTGACTTCTGAAAGGGAGAGCACCAGTGGGAGTTCTGTTAGCAGCAATGTAAGCACACTGAGTCACTATACAGAAAGTGTGGGAAGTGGAGAAATGGGAGCACCTACCGTGGTACAGCAGCAAGCATTTCAAGGTGTGGGTCCGCAGCAGATGGATTttagcagtgctgctcctccagcaatTCCAGCATCTAGTATACCACAGAGTGTTTCTCAATCGCAGCTTGCACAAGTCCAGCTGCATTCTCAAGAAGTAAACTATCCGCAGCAGAAGCCAGGGGTCCAACCTCCTGCACAGGCCAGTCTAACCACTGTTACTGGGGTTCAGCCAGCTCCTGTTATACTAGGTGTATCCCCATCTCTGGGCCACCAGCAGCCTGCCCTTCAGAGCATGGCTCAACAGCAGCTGCCATATtctcagccagcacagcctgtgcagGCTTTGCCagtggtgcagcagcagcagttgcaGTAcggacagcagcagcagccagttcCTTCGCAGATGGCCGTGGGTCACGTTAAGGCGGTGAACCAAAACTCTGTCACAGGGGCTATGCCAGACTACATTCAACATCAGCAGATCCTTCAgactccagcccctgccatgcaGCCAAGTTCTacaggaggaggagctgggcaaCCGGTTCCTGTTGCCCAGGCACAGGGCATGCAGCCTTCAGTGCAAGCACAtccagctgctgccccagctcagcctgTTGCACATGCTCCAGCAGCAATACCAGGTGTAGCTGCCAGTGGTCAAATACTAAATGTTGGGCAGCAAGGAAGTGTAGCTGCTGTGGTGCAACCACCATCTGCTACAAACCAAATTCCACCTCCAGTTATGCCATCAACAGCCGCTCCTCCATCTTCCCAAGTAGTGCAGCCTGTGCAGACAGGAATAATGCAGCAGGGATTACAGGCTAGTGCTGCAGGCCTTCCTCAACAAATGGTCATTGCTCAGCAAAGCACCTTGTTACCTGTACAGCCACAGGCACAAGGCGTGGAATCTGTAGTCCAAGGGATGACTGGCCAGCAGTTGCCTGCGGTAAGCCCTATACCTTCTGCTGGTACTGTTCCTGCACCAAGTCAAGCTGGTTCAGCTGTGCCTCCTGGCATGCCTTCTGCTTCTGTAGGTTTGGGACAGCCGCAGACTATAGCACCGGCTTCGGCTGTGCAGAATGGCAATTTGGCTCAAAGTGTTAGTCAGCCTCCCTTGATATCAACAAGTATAGGTATGCCAGTGGCACAGAGTGTGCCACAGCAGATGCCTCTAAGCTCTACCCAGTTCCCTGCACAATCACTAGCTCAGTCCATTGTAAGCCAAATCGAAGACGGCAGACGCCCTACAGAACCTTCCTTGGTGGGTTTACCTCAAGCTGCCGGCGTTGAGAGCGGTGGTGGAGCATCGGCCGCTTCCGATGGCGGTAGCAGCAGCATGCCGTCCTCGGCGTCCCTCTTCCCGCTGAAGGTGCTGCCGTTGACAACACCTCTTGTAGATGGTGAGGATGAGAG
- the TSC22D1 gene encoding TSC22 domain family protein 1 isoform X1: MAHPAMFPRRGSSSSSGSSCVTAPTAPGTGVGSAALSAEDYQPPLLVQPPPPSPAAASTAGPQPTPPHPQSLNLLSQSQLQPQPLAQTGAQMKKKSGFQITSVTPAQISASMSSNNSIAEDTESYDDLDESHTEDLSSSEILDVSLSRATDMGEPERSSSEETLNNFQEAETPGAVSPNQPHLPQQHAPLPHHPQQSVVINGSVHPHHVHHHHHLHHHHHGHHHPSHPGVGSAPISGGPPPSPSFRKLSTTGSSDNVISTAPVSAASSTGSPSSAVSNIRTTSTPGNLGISPAAGTSTLNNIGGGSSSVASNVLGTINLSNIMSTGNVNALSGASSNANVNILSGVGNGTSASSSVINNVTNPTAGTAVGSSQQQPASGTSRFRVVKLDSSSEPFKKGRWTCTEFYDKENTVAVSEGVAVNKAVETIKQNPLEVTSERESTSGSSVSSNVSTLSHYTESVGSGEMGAPTVVQQQAFQGVGPQQMDFSSAAPPAIPASSIPQSVSQSQLAQVQLHSQEVNYPQQKPGVQPPAQASLTTVTGVQPAPVILGVSPSLGHQQPALQSMAQQQLPYSQPAQPVQALPVVQQQQLQYGQQQQPVPSQMAVGHVKAVNQNSVTGAMPDYIQHQQILQTPAPAMQPSSTGGGAGQPVPVAQAQGMQPSVQAHPAAAPAQPVAHAPAAIPGVAASGQILNVGQQGSVAAVVQPPSATNQIPPPVMPSTAAPPSSQVVQPVQTGIMQQGLQASAAGLPQQMVIAQQSTLLPVQPQAQGVESVVQGMTGQQLPAVSPIPSAGTVPAPSQAGSAVPPGMPSASVGLGQPQTIAPASAVQNGNLAQSVSQPPLISTSIGMPVAQSVPQQMPLSSTQFPAQSLAQSIVSQIEDGRRPTEPSLVGLPQAAGVESGGGASAASDGGSSSMPSSASLFPLKVLPLTTPLVDGEDESSSGASVVAIDNKIEQAMDLVKSHLMYAVREEVEVLKEQIKELIEKNSQLEQENTLLKTLASPEQLAQFQAQLQTGSPPSSSQSQGTTQQPAQPASQGSGPSA; the protein is encoded by the coding sequence ATGGCGCACCCGGCGATGTTTCCTAGAAGGggcagcagcagtagcagcggcagcagctgcGTTACTGCTCCCACTGCACCAGGTACCGGCGTTGGGAGCGCTGCCCTCTCTGCCGAGGATTATCAGCCGCCTTTGCTGGTCCAGCCGCCGCCtccatctcctgcagcagcttcaacAGCGGGTCCACAGCCGACACCACCTCATCCACAAAGCCTGAACCTCCTCTCGCAGtctcagctccagccacagcccctTGCACAGACTGGAGctcaaatgaaaaagaaaagtggcTTTCAAATTACCAGTGTGACCCCTGCTCAAATATCAGCTAGTATGAGCTCTAATAACAGCATAGCTGAGGATACAGAAAGCTATGATGACCTGGATGAGTCTCACACTGAAGACCTGTCATCTTCAGAAATCTTGGATGTTTCTTTATCCAGAGCCACTGACATGGGAGAGCCTGAGAGGAGTTCTTCTGAAGAGACTCTAAATAACTTCCAAGAGGCAGAGACTCCTGGGGCTGTTTCTCCAAACCAGCCTCATCTTCCTCAGCAGCATGCTCCTCTGCCTCATCACCCACAGCAGAGTGTTGTGATCAATGGAAGTGTTCATCCCCATCATGTTCATCATCACCACCATCTTCACCACCACCATCATGGACACCATCATCCATCGCATCCTGGGGTGGGTAGTGCCCCAATTTCTGGAGGACCACCACCCAGTCCATCGTTTAGAAAACTATCAACAACTGGAAGCTCTGACAATGTTATATCAACTGCACCAGTTTCTGCTGCATCATCCACTGGTTCCCCGTCATCTGCTGTGTCTAATATCCGCACTACGAGTACTCCTGGAAATTTAGGTATAAGTCCTGCTGCTGGAACTAGTACCTTAAATAATATTGGTGGTGGTAGTTCTAGTGTGGCAAGCAATGTGCTTGGTACTATTAATTTAAGCAACATCATGAGTACTGGTAATGTAAATGCTTTGTCTGGAGCTAGCAGCAATGCTAATGTGAATATCTTGAGTGGTGTTGGCAATGGTACGAGTGCTTCCTCTAGTGTCATTAACAATGTTACTAATCCAACTGCAGGAACGGCAGTGGGATCAAGCCAGCAGCAACCTGCATCTGGCACGTCAAGGTTTAGGGTTGTAAAATTAGATTCTAGTTCTGAACCTTTCAAAAAAGGTAGATGGACATGCACTGAATTCTATGATAAAGAAAACACTGTTGCAGTTTCAGAGGGAGTAGCAGTAAACAAAGCAGTAGAGACCATAAAACAAAACCCGCTTGAAGTGACTTCTGAAAGGGAGAGCACCAGTGGGAGTTCTGTTAGCAGCAATGTAAGCACACTGAGTCACTATACAGAAAGTGTGGGAAGTGGAGAAATGGGAGCACCTACCGTGGTACAGCAGCAAGCATTTCAAGGTGTGGGTCCGCAGCAGATGGATTttagcagtgctgctcctccagcaatTCCAGCATCTAGTATACCACAGAGTGTTTCTCAATCGCAGCTTGCACAAGTCCAGCTGCATTCTCAAGAAGTAAACTATCCGCAGCAGAAGCCAGGGGTCCAACCTCCTGCACAGGCCAGTCTAACCACTGTTACTGGGGTTCAGCCAGCTCCTGTTATACTAGGTGTATCCCCATCTCTGGGCCACCAGCAGCCTGCCCTTCAGAGCATGGCTCAACAGCAGCTGCCATATtctcagccagcacagcctgtgcagGCTTTGCCagtggtgcagcagcagcagttgcaGTAcggacagcagcagcagccagttcCTTCGCAGATGGCCGTGGGTCACGTTAAGGCGGTGAACCAAAACTCTGTCACAGGGGCTATGCCAGACTACATTCAACATCAGCAGATCCTTCAgactccagcccctgccatgcaGCCAAGTTCTacaggaggaggagctgggcaaCCGGTTCCTGTTGCCCAGGCACAGGGCATGCAGCCTTCAGTGCAAGCACAtccagctgctgccccagctcagcctgTTGCACATGCTCCAGCAGCAATACCAGGTGTAGCTGCCAGTGGTCAAATACTAAATGTTGGGCAGCAAGGAAGTGTAGCTGCTGTGGTGCAACCACCATCTGCTACAAACCAAATTCCACCTCCAGTTATGCCATCAACAGCCGCTCCTCCATCTTCCCAAGTAGTGCAGCCTGTGCAGACAGGAATAATGCAGCAGGGATTACAGGCTAGTGCTGCAGGCCTTCCTCAACAAATGGTCATTGCTCAGCAAAGCACCTTGTTACCTGTACAGCCACAGGCACAAGGCGTGGAATCTGTAGTCCAAGGGATGACTGGCCAGCAGTTGCCTGCGGTAAGCCCTATACCTTCTGCTGGTACTGTTCCTGCACCAAGTCAAGCTGGTTCAGCTGTGCCTCCTGGCATGCCTTCTGCTTCTGTAGGTTTGGGACAGCCGCAGACTATAGCACCGGCTTCGGCTGTGCAGAATGGCAATTTGGCTCAAAGTGTTAGTCAGCCTCCCTTGATATCAACAAGTATAGGTATGCCAGTGGCACAGAGTGTGCCACAGCAGATGCCTCTAAGCTCTACCCAGTTCCCTGCACAATCACTAGCTCAGTCCATTGTAAGCCAAATCGAAGACGGCAGACGCCCTACAGAACCTTCCTTGGTGGGTTTACCTCAAGCTGCCGGCGTTGAGAGCGGTGGTGGAGCATCGGCCGCTTCCGATGGCGGTAGCAGCAGCATGCCGTCCTCGGCGTCCCTCTTCCCGCTGAAGGTGCTGCCGTTGACAACACCTCTTGTAGATGGTGAGGATGAGAG